Proteins encoded by one window of Pseudorca crassidens isolate mPseCra1 chromosome 3, mPseCra1.hap1, whole genome shotgun sequence:
- the FAM174C gene encoding protein FAM174C, translating into MGLRVLPPRLLLLSALLLPVQLFGAADPTPPSLRRTQATLLPHPAVTNGSQPGAPHNTTRPWPLGSPDSPLLRSLYVVTGLIVLAVLYFLIRAFRLKKPQQRRYGLLANTEDPTEMASLDSDEETVFETRNLR; encoded by the exons ATGGGGCTGCGTGTGCTGCCGCCGCGGCTCCTGCTGCTGTCGGCGCTGCTGCTGCCGGTGCAGCTGTTCGGAGCCGCGGACCCCACGCCCCCGTCACTGCGCCGCACGCAGGCCACGCTCTTGCCGCATCCCGCCGTGACGAACGGGAGCCAGCCGGGCGCGCCGCACAACACCACACGCCCTTGGCCGCTGGGCTCGCCGGACTCGCCGCTTCTGCGTTCCCTCTACGTGGTTACGGGCCTCATCGTCCTAGCCGTGCTCTACTTCCTCATCCGGGCATTCAG ATTGAAAAAGCCGCAGCAGAGGAGGTACGGGCTCCTGGCCAACACCGAGGACCCCACCGAGATGGCATCGCTGGACAGCGACGAGGAGACGGTCTTTGAAACAAGGAACCTGAGATG A